A genomic segment from Methanomassiliicoccus sp. encodes:
- a CDS encoding alanine--tRNA ligase, with amino-acid sequence MSSEFDLAFFRDNDFHRQVCPKCGRAFWSQGLHPSCGESPCEEYSFINNSPIKRPYSNHEMREEYLSFFEENGHGRVRRYPIVARWRDDVFFTQASIYDFQPWVLNGVVEPPANPLTISQTCVRFNDIDNVGRTGRHYTFFEMLAHHAFNKPGKNIYFKDRTVELCHRFYTERLGVDPVRMRYIEEWWEGGGNSGPCVEVILEGVELATLVFMQYRETPQGRIPMDMTVVDTGYGLERATWISQGTPSAYEAVFGPVVQHIQEELGVSPDPLILTEYSKVAGAMNMKTAADIRNLRQRTADRLGISFEELLKNVGPMEDIYIICDHSRALAFMLNDGVVPSNVREGYFARMLVRRALRSMRSLNAKFTLSEIVGRQIDYFSPHFPELVENREDIMNLVKVEEQRYYETLDRGRSIVQRMTKDLKGAPITIDKLIELYDSHGLNPEIVQEFSDVPVEIPDNFYMQVAKRHEDTKAEESDEPKEEEFPQDMPSTKMSYYDDPEVMAFEARVSAVINGAVVLEHTYFYPEGGGQEPDYGTMNGMEVVNVQKVRNTILHYLKEKHSISEGDIVTCAINESRRRQLMRHHTAAHIINGSARTMLGNHIWQTGAHKSVDEARLDVTHFENLSEEQREQLERRCNEVVLEDHPVHIKFMPRDEAEAQFGFRLYQGGVVPGRIIRVVNTTGVDVEACGGLHCDRTSRVGPIRILRTKRIQDGVVRIEYSAGLAAVSGMQSDKACVDALADKLNVNRETVLPAAIKLLGDIKEDRKRLEALTARLNENMAETLLAQAVPVDGVRVVVYQVEEGEDPQALSLSLTSRPGVVAVLGMASKSPKLFVSRSADLTLDCRPVLKDIMKLVGGGGGGKPEFAQGGGGDPSKLPGALEKAPEIVKAALSRK; translated from the coding sequence ATGTCATCCGAGTTCGATCTCGCTTTCTTTCGAGATAATGATTTCCACCGTCAAGTCTGCCCCAAATGCGGACGGGCTTTTTGGAGCCAAGGCCTCCATCCCAGCTGCGGGGAGTCCCCCTGCGAAGAGTATTCGTTCATCAATAATTCACCTATAAAGCGTCCCTATTCTAACCACGAGATGCGCGAGGAGTACCTCAGCTTTTTCGAGGAGAACGGGCACGGCCGTGTACGACGTTATCCCATCGTCGCGAGGTGGAGGGATGATGTCTTCTTCACCCAAGCCAGCATCTATGATTTTCAGCCCTGGGTGCTAAACGGGGTGGTCGAACCCCCCGCGAACCCGCTGACCATCTCTCAGACCTGCGTGCGCTTCAACGATATCGATAACGTCGGCAGGACCGGCAGGCACTACACCTTCTTTGAGATGCTGGCCCACCACGCGTTCAACAAGCCAGGCAAGAATATATATTTCAAGGACCGGACGGTGGAGCTATGCCATCGCTTCTACACTGAGCGCCTTGGTGTCGATCCGGTCAGGATGCGCTACATCGAGGAATGGTGGGAGGGCGGCGGCAACTCCGGCCCCTGCGTGGAGGTAATACTCGAAGGAGTGGAACTGGCTACCCTGGTCTTCATGCAGTACCGGGAGACGCCACAAGGACGAATCCCTATGGACATGACCGTCGTGGACACTGGCTACGGCCTGGAGCGTGCGACGTGGATATCCCAGGGGACGCCGTCGGCGTACGAGGCAGTGTTCGGCCCGGTGGTACAGCATATCCAGGAGGAGCTTGGGGTGAGTCCCGACCCACTTATACTGACCGAGTATTCCAAGGTCGCCGGGGCCATGAACATGAAGACCGCGGCGGACATACGGAACCTGAGACAGCGCACCGCCGATCGTCTAGGCATTTCTTTCGAGGAGCTGTTGAAGAATGTCGGACCGATGGAGGATATCTACATAATATGCGACCATTCACGTGCGCTGGCTTTCATGCTCAATGACGGGGTCGTCCCCTCGAACGTTCGCGAGGGATACTTCGCCCGCATGCTGGTCCGCCGTGCCCTGCGCTCCATGCGCTCCCTGAACGCGAAATTCACTCTATCCGAGATCGTGGGACGCCAGATCGACTACTTCTCTCCGCACTTCCCCGAGCTGGTCGAGAACAGGGAGGACATCATGAACCTGGTCAAGGTGGAGGAGCAACGCTACTATGAGACCCTGGACCGCGGCCGCTCCATCGTCCAGCGCATGACCAAGGACCTCAAGGGAGCGCCGATCACCATCGACAAGCTCATCGAGCTGTACGATTCTCACGGGCTCAACCCCGAGATCGTCCAGGAGTTCTCCGACGTGCCCGTGGAGATCCCCGACAACTTCTACATGCAGGTTGCCAAGCGGCATGAGGACACCAAGGCGGAGGAGTCGGACGAGCCCAAGGAGGAGGAGTTCCCCCAGGACATGCCCTCGACCAAGATGTCCTACTATGATGACCCGGAGGTCATGGCCTTCGAGGCCCGGGTGTCCGCGGTCATCAACGGGGCGGTGGTCCTGGAGCACACCTACTTCTATCCTGAGGGAGGCGGGCAGGAGCCGGACTATGGCACCATGAACGGCATGGAGGTCGTCAACGTGCAGAAGGTCCGCAACACCATCCTTCACTACCTGAAGGAGAAGCACTCCATATCCGAGGGGGACATCGTCACCTGCGCCATCAACGAGTCGCGCCGCAGACAGCTCATGCGCCACCATACCGCTGCCCACATCATCAACGGCAGCGCCCGAACCATGCTGGGCAACCACATCTGGCAGACCGGGGCCCATAAGAGCGTGGACGAGGCCCGCCTGGACGTGACCCATTTCGAGAACCTCTCCGAGGAACAGCGGGAGCAGCTGGAGAGACGCTGCAACGAGGTGGTTCTGGAGGACCATCCGGTGCACATAAAGTTCATGCCCCGCGATGAGGCCGAGGCCCAGTTCGGCTTCCGCCTGTACCAGGGAGGGGTGGTCCCGGGAAGGATCATCCGGGTGGTGAACACTACCGGCGTGGACGTGGAGGCCTGCGGTGGCCTGCACTGCGACCGCACCTCCCGCGTGGGGCCGATCCGCATCCTGCGCACCAAGCGCATACAGGACGGGGTGGTCCGCATCGAGTACTCGGCCGGCCTGGCCGCGGTCTCGGGCATGCAGTCGGACAAGGCCTGCGTGGACGCCCTGGCGGACAAGCTCAACGTCAACCGGGAAACGGTCCTTCCGGCGGCCATCAAGCTCCTGGGGGACATCAAGGAGGACCGCAAGAGGCTGGAAGCGCTAACCGCCCGCCTCAACGAGAACATGGCCGAGACCCTCCTGGCACAAGCGGTGCCGGTCGATGGCGTCCGGGTAGTGGTCTACCAGGTAGAGGAGGGGGAGGACCCCCAGGCCCTGTCCTTATCGCTCACGTCCAGGCCGGGCGTAGTGGCCGTGCTGGGCATGGCCAGCAAGAGCCCCAAGCTTTTCGTCTCGCGCTCCGCTGACCTCACCTTAGATTGCCGCCCGGTGCTCAAGGACATCATGAAGCTCGTGGGCGGAGGCGGTGGGGGGAAACCGGAGTTCGCCCAGGGAGGGGGCGGCGACCCCTCGAAGCTCCCTGGCGCTCTGGAGAAGGCACCGGAGATCGTTAAGGCGGCACTCTCCCGCAAGTAG
- a CDS encoding 30S ribosomal protein S13, whose translation MAQPEGQEKPQKAEKKEKAKKEKAEKPVEKKVDENFRYIVRIMNSDIDGNKSMMMGIQNIKGVGPRVAAVVAKRTGIKSSEKMGNLSEAQTESIEKVIASYPEFAPSWAVNRQNDVETGEDLHIFGQDLDIAKKDDINRMKMIRCYRGVRHEQGQKVRGQKTRSNGRTGLTMGVSRQKAQQPGASASSDKK comes from the coding sequence TTGGCGCAACCTGAAGGACAGGAAAAACCACAAAAGGCCGAGAAGAAGGAGAAGGCGAAGAAGGAGAAGGCGGAGAAGCCTGTAGAGAAGAAGGTAGATGAGAACTTCCGCTACATCGTCCGCATCATGAACAGCGATATCGATGGCAACAAGTCCATGATGATGGGCATCCAGAATATCAAGGGCGTAGGCCCCAGGGTCGCCGCCGTTGTCGCGAAGAGAACCGGCATCAAGTCCTCCGAAAAAATGGGAAACCTGTCCGAGGCCCAGACCGAGTCCATCGAGAAGGTAATTGCCAGCTACCCAGAGTTCGCTCCGTCGTGGGCCGTCAACAGGCAGAACGATGTGGAGACCGGTGAGGACTTGCACATTTTCGGCCAGGACCTTGATATCGCCAAGAAGGACGACATCAACCGGATGAAGATGATCAGATGTTATAGAGGTGTAAGGCACGAGCAGGGACAGAAGGTTCGTGGTCAGAAGACCCGGTCCAACGGAAGGACTGGCCTTACCATGGGGGTCAGCAGGCAGAAGGCTCAGCAGCCAGGTGCCTCGGCTTCCTCAGACAAGAAGTAA
- the nifB gene encoding nitrogenase cofactor biosynthesis protein NifB: MTKEIKPELEAMLETHPCYNECAHRKFARMHLPIAPKCNIQCNFCNRKYDCTNESRPGVTSDILTPEEAVEKIRYVRTKVPYLSVIGIAGPGDPLANEETFRTLELVGKEFPDLTLCLSTNGLNLPQSVDRLKALNVRFITVTMNAIDPEVGAKVYDFVHYEGRNYRGMEAAAILLRNQQEGIRRAAEAGMLVKVNSVLIPGINADHLPAVAKRAKELGAYIINILPLIPVPGTKFENLSAPTAKQRRELQDLCEVDIRQMRHCRQCRADAIGLLGEDRSAEFAHFTCAARAKGEEVNVPLELEGSTKYRIAVATSDGTSVDQHYGHAERFRIYEVEAGRIDDAGSVDMSGQQDVPLFGPDHRQKMVTTAERLRGMDAVISLQYGDPAIGELRQRGIIPIEDHGDVHQALRRAADSIYKERAATFG; encoded by the coding sequence ATGACCAAGGAGATCAAGCCCGAGCTCGAGGCGATGCTGGAGACACACCCCTGCTACAACGAGTGCGCTCACAGGAAGTTCGCCCGGATGCACCTGCCCATCGCCCCCAAGTGCAACATCCAGTGCAACTTCTGCAACCGCAAGTACGATTGCACCAACGAGAGCCGGCCGGGGGTGACCTCAGATATACTGACGCCAGAGGAGGCGGTGGAGAAGATCCGCTACGTGCGCACCAAGGTCCCCTACCTATCGGTCATCGGCATTGCCGGTCCTGGAGATCCATTAGCTAACGAGGAGACGTTCCGCACCCTCGAGCTGGTGGGTAAGGAGTTCCCTGACCTCACACTGTGCCTCAGCACCAACGGGCTGAACCTGCCGCAGAGCGTCGATCGCCTCAAGGCGCTGAACGTGAGGTTCATAACCGTCACCATGAACGCCATAGATCCTGAGGTCGGCGCCAAGGTATACGACTTCGTCCACTACGAGGGAAGGAACTACCGGGGCATGGAGGCGGCCGCCATCCTCCTCCGGAACCAGCAGGAAGGGATAAGAAGGGCGGCGGAGGCGGGAATGCTAGTTAAAGTGAACTCGGTGCTCATACCGGGCATCAACGCCGACCATCTACCCGCGGTGGCGAAGAGGGCCAAGGAGCTGGGGGCGTACATTATCAACATCCTACCGCTGATACCGGTCCCCGGAACCAAGTTCGAGAACCTCTCCGCGCCCACGGCCAAGCAGCGCCGGGAGCTGCAGGACCTGTGCGAAGTGGATATCAGACAGATGCGCCACTGCCGCCAGTGCCGCGCCGATGCCATCGGGCTCCTGGGCGAGGACCGTTCGGCGGAGTTCGCCCACTTCACCTGCGCCGCCCGGGCCAAGGGGGAGGAGGTCAACGTCCCGCTGGAGCTGGAGGGAAGCACCAAGTACCGCATCGCCGTGGCCACCTCCGACGGGACATCGGTCGACCAGCACTATGGCCACGCCGAGAGGTTTCGCATCTACGAGGTGGAGGCGGGCAGGATCGACGATGCCGGGAGCGTGGACATGAGCGGCCAGCAGGATGTCCCGCTGTTCGGTCCGGACCATCGCCAGAAGATGGTGACCACGGCCGAGAGGCTGCGGGGCATGGACGCAGTGATCTCCCTCCAGTACGGGGATCCCGCCATCGGCGAGCTGCGCCAGAGGGGCATAATTCCTATAGAGGACCACGGTGATGTCCACCAGGCACTACGCCGGGCCGCGGACTCCATCTACAAGGAGAGGGCCGCGACCTTCGGGTGA
- a CDS encoding DNA-directed RNA polymerase subunit D encodes MDLKIIDLAENHAKFVISGIRPDLANALRRALMTEVPKMAIETVEFHLGPIRDEDGKECESVSPLFDEIISHRLGLIPIPTDPDLYVFKDKCTCEGEGCPNCTIMYSLNKKGPCDVYSGDLEPLGSQELRVKDELIPIVKLGPKQALLIYASAELGTAKRHAKWQVTSGCGYRYYPTVTIDASKCNVSADCVKVCPRGVLEKQDGKVAVVNLEACILCGACVDACIKNAITISGDDSKFIFEFETDGSMSSRDTLRKALEVLEKEFDDFREDVGSLIEG; translated from the coding sequence ATGGACCTGAAGATCATCGACCTGGCCGAAAACCATGCTAAGTTCGTAATCTCGGGCATCCGTCCCGACCTGGCGAACGCCCTGCGTCGGGCGCTCATGACCGAGGTCCCCAAGATGGCGATCGAGACCGTCGAGTTCCACCTAGGTCCTATCCGGGACGAGGACGGCAAGGAATGCGAGAGCGTCAGCCCTCTGTTCGATGAGATCATATCTCATCGCCTGGGCCTGATCCCCATTCCCACCGATCCCGACCTGTATGTTTTCAAGGACAAGTGCACCTGCGAGGGCGAGGGTTGCCCCAACTGCACCATCATGTACTCCCTCAACAAGAAGGGGCCATGCGACGTGTACTCCGGCGACCTGGAGCCGCTGGGCAGCCAGGAGCTGCGAGTGAAGGACGAGCTGATCCCCATAGTGAAGCTGGGGCCCAAGCAGGCCTTGCTCATCTATGCCTCGGCCGAGCTGGGAACCGCCAAGCGCCATGCCAAGTGGCAGGTCACCTCCGGGTGCGGCTACCGCTACTACCCCACCGTGACCATCGATGCCAGCAAGTGTAACGTTTCCGCCGACTGCGTCAAGGTCTGCCCCCGAGGGGTCCTGGAAAAGCAGGACGGAAAGGTCGCGGTCGTGAACTTGGAGGCGTGCATACTTTGCGGCGCCTGCGTGGATGCGTGCATCAAGAACGCCATCACTATAAGCGGCGATGATTCCAAGTTCATCTTCGAGTTCGAAACCGACGGTTCCATGTCCTCGCGTGACACCCTCCGCAAGGCCCTCGAGGTCCTAGAGAAGGAGTTCGATGACTTCCGGGAAGACGTCGGTAGCCTTATCGAAGGCTGA
- a CDS encoding rubredoxin, translating to MDKYVCPICGYVYDPEQGDPEHGIAPGTAFEDLPEDWVCPYCNTPASSMMSFASVMGG from the coding sequence ATGGACAAGTACGTTTGCCCGATCTGTGGATATGTATACGACCCGGAGCAGGGAGACCCCGAGCACGGGATCGCCCCCGGAACCGCCTTCGAGGACCTGCCCGAGGATTGGGTCTGCCCATACTGCAACACCCCCGCGAGCAGCATGATGAGCTTCGCCTCGGTCATGGGCGGCTGA
- a CDS encoding DUF61 family protein, producing MQEEGQIRKMLEMMNRHIPSKRSSLADLLKQREAGYKGKDGVDYRIKKAELDLLAGMLDDMERNKLKLPIIIMTDTSSDHGGSWKVMGRVEVKVVSALVGREPEFPDQMRLFNPHVGKLRSVLPTATTTLFSP from the coding sequence ATGCAGGAAGAAGGCCAGATCCGCAAGATGCTCGAGATGATGAACCGCCATATCCCTTCCAAGCGCAGCTCTTTGGCAGACCTGCTGAAACAGCGGGAGGCCGGTTATAAGGGGAAGGACGGCGTGGACTACCGCATCAAGAAGGCCGAGCTGGACCTGCTCGCGGGGATGCTCGACGATATGGAGAGGAACAAGCTCAAGCTGCCGATCATAATCATGACCGACACCTCGTCGGATCACGGGGGCTCGTGGAAGGTCATGGGGCGCGTGGAAGTAAAGGTGGTCTCCGCGCTGGTAGGCCGCGAGCCGGAGTTCCCGGACCAGATGAGGCTGTTCAACCCCCACGTGGGCAAGCTAAGGAGCGTGCTGCCCACGGCCACCACCACCCTGTTCTCCCCGTGA
- a CDS encoding 30S ribosomal protein S4 — MGDPKFSRRSFDAPSHPWRGERIKTETEICNAFGLKSKRELWKAQAILRNLRNQSKQLQARVRLDDEQAKLEASLLLKKCGRMGLLPMDGSTLDDVLGLTQETVLNRRLQTLVQRRGLAATCKQARQLIVHGHVAIDGRKVTIPGYIVKRSEEEKIAFNALSPVSNELHPIRTGAPKERPVEAPAPVVEEKINPQLEKVEKVLKKVAADVVDDEGAPADLPDLPATESKEE; from the coding sequence ATGGGAGATCCGAAGTTCTCTCGGAGGTCTTTCGACGCTCCCTCTCACCCCTGGAGAGGAGAGAGGATCAAGACCGAGACCGAGATATGCAATGCGTTCGGTTTGAAGAGCAAGCGGGAGCTGTGGAAGGCTCAGGCGATCCTCAGGAACCTGAGGAACCAGTCCAAGCAGCTGCAGGCCCGCGTTCGCCTTGACGATGAACAGGCCAAGCTGGAGGCGAGCCTCCTGCTGAAGAAGTGCGGCCGTATGGGCCTTCTGCCCATGGACGGAAGCACCCTCGATGACGTCCTGGGTCTGACCCAGGAGACCGTGCTCAACCGCAGGCTCCAGACCCTGGTGCAGCGGAGGGGGCTGGCCGCCACCTGCAAGCAGGCAAGGCAGCTGATCGTCCACGGCCATGTGGCCATCGACGGACGGAAGGTCACCATACCTGGTTATATCGTGAAGAGGAGCGAGGAGGAGAAGATCGCGTTCAACGCCCTCTCGCCCGTTTCCAACGAATTGCATCCCATCAGGACCGGCGCGCCCAAGGAGAGGCCAGTAGAGGCCCCCGCACCTGTCGTGGAAGAGAAGATCAACCCTCAGCTTGAGAAGGTAGAGAAGGTATTGAAGAAGGTCGCCGCCGACGTGGTCGATGATGAGGGCGCCCCGGCAGATCTCCCTGACCTGCCCGCTACCGAGTCTAAGGAGGAGTGA
- a CDS encoding 30S ribosomal protein S11 codes for MGKWGIAHIYASYNNIIITLTDVTGAETITKATGGMVVKAAKDESSPYAAMRAAEKVAEIAKEKGIEGIHVKVRAPGGNKATSPGPGAQAAIRALARAGMKIGRIEDVTPIPHDGTKKKGGRRGRRV; via the coding sequence ATGGGAAAGTGGGGCATCGCGCACATCTACGCTAGCTACAACAACATCATCATCACCTTGACCGACGTCACTGGTGCGGAGACCATCACCAAGGCCACCGGCGGCATGGTGGTCAAAGCGGCCAAGGACGAGTCCTCTCCCTACGCGGCCATGAGGGCTGCGGAGAAGGTCGCAGAGATAGCCAAGGAGAAGGGCATCGAGGGCATCCATGTCAAGGTTCGCGCCCCTGGCGGGAACAAGGCCACCTCCCCCGGTCCCGGTGCTCAGGCTGCCATCAGGGCCCTGGCCCGTGCCGGCATGAAGATCGGCCGCATCGAGGACGTAACCCCTATCCCTCACGACGGGACCAAGAAGAAGGGCGGCAGAAGGGGCCGGAGAGTCTGA
- a CDS encoding acetolactate synthase large subunit has translation MKSSDVLVKCLQAEGVERIFGIPGEENLDLMDSLIGSGIEFVLTRHESSAAFMAGMVGRLTGRPGVCLTTLGPGAANMAIGVMEAYLGYYPLVAMSGQLPADCQRYPRKQYVDLRSMFKPITKECISVRSGDDVPHLTRRAFALAAEERPGPVFFELPQDVMGQSAEGAPREIVPRDAVEVPPEALAMVRELLSSAQRPVVLSGAGVVRGGAGEALRRFAEVWNLPVAMTWLGAGTMPFDHPLSLGTVGLRRADMMRAAFEAADLVVLVGFDLMEFEPQYWNFGTAKRVAYIAAAPCDIVPGFAPDVQVIGDLSTSLRSLANAGRPGAAWTKELKESLVSMLNTVPEENHGVKPQTIVRCVRDALGREDIVVSDVGAHLIWMAQRYPVYRENTLLMSNGLFPMGVGVPWAIATKLTFPACKVVASVGDGSFAMTGMELETAKRLDTPFITLVWNDRSLELIRIKQEKTFGRAVGTSFDNPDLVKYAESLGIEGRRVSSEAELRETLTEFLRDDVLAVIDVAVDSGENAGLSPK, from the coding sequence ATGAAAAGTTCGGACGTTCTGGTAAAGTGCCTCCAGGCCGAGGGCGTGGAGCGGATCTTCGGGATACCGGGAGAGGAGAACCTCGACCTCATGGACTCGCTGATAGGTTCGGGCATTGAGTTCGTGCTCACGCGCCACGAGAGCAGCGCGGCGTTCATGGCGGGGATGGTTGGCCGTCTCACCGGCCGCCCCGGCGTCTGCCTCACCACCCTGGGCCCGGGCGCGGCCAACATGGCCATTGGCGTTATGGAAGCGTACCTTGGTTACTATCCCCTGGTGGCAATGAGCGGCCAGTTGCCGGCGGACTGCCAGCGCTACCCCCGGAAGCAGTATGTGGACCTCCGTTCGATGTTCAAGCCCATCACCAAGGAGTGCATCTCGGTGCGCTCCGGCGATGATGTGCCGCATCTGACGCGGAGGGCCTTCGCCCTGGCCGCGGAGGAGCGTCCGGGTCCGGTGTTCTTTGAGCTCCCCCAGGACGTGATGGGCCAGAGCGCTGAGGGAGCGCCTCGGGAGATCGTTCCGCGCGACGCCGTGGAGGTGCCGCCGGAGGCTCTGGCGATGGTGCGCGAGCTACTTTCCTCGGCCCAGCGTCCAGTGGTGCTCTCGGGCGCGGGCGTGGTGCGCGGCGGTGCAGGAGAAGCGTTGCGCCGGTTCGCTGAGGTATGGAACCTGCCGGTGGCCATGACCTGGCTGGGTGCGGGGACCATGCCGTTCGATCATCCTCTGAGCCTGGGAACCGTCGGCCTGAGGCGGGCGGACATGATGAGGGCGGCCTTCGAGGCCGCAGACCTCGTCGTCCTCGTGGGCTTCGACCTGATGGAGTTCGAGCCACAGTACTGGAACTTCGGTACCGCGAAGAGGGTGGCGTACATCGCTGCCGCCCCTTGCGACATCGTGCCGGGCTTCGCCCCTGACGTCCAGGTGATAGGGGACCTGTCCACCTCTTTGCGCTCCCTGGCCAACGCCGGCCGTCCGGGGGCCGCATGGACGAAGGAGCTGAAGGAATCGTTAGTGAGCATGTTGAACACCGTTCCGGAGGAGAACCACGGGGTGAAACCGCAGACCATCGTCCGGTGCGTTAGGGACGCGCTCGGCCGCGAGGACATCGTGGTCTCGGACGTGGGAGCGCACCTCATCTGGATGGCACAGCGGTACCCGGTGTACAGGGAGAACACGCTGCTGATGAGCAACGGCCTCTTCCCCATGGGCGTTGGCGTCCCCTGGGCCATCGCCACCAAGCTGACGTTCCCGGCGTGCAAGGTCGTGGCGTCGGTCGGAGACGGCAGCTTCGCTATGACAGGCATGGAGCTGGAGACCGCCAAGCGTCTGGACACACCGTTCATCACGCTGGTGTGGAACGACCGGAGCCTGGAGCTAATAAGGATAAAGCAGGAGAAGACCTTCGGACGAGCGGTAGGCACCTCGTTCGACAACCCGGACCTTGTCAAGTACGCCGAGTCGCTAGGGATCGAGGGTCGCCGAGTGTCCTCCGAGGCGGAGCTGCGGGAGACCTTGACCGAGTTCCTGCGGGACGATGTGCTGGCGGTCATCGACGTGGCGGTGGACAGCGGAGAGAACGCCGGGCTCAGTCCTAAGTGA